In Pyrus communis chromosome 8, drPyrComm1.1, whole genome shotgun sequence, one genomic interval encodes:
- the LOC137742317 gene encoding cysteine-rich receptor-like protein kinase 10 isoform X1, whose protein sequence is MINHQKLKSMTTLLLIFSIFTLPSFLTSTEAEYLSHACSNTTTFTPNSTFQSNLNRLFSTLSSNANRSTGFYNATVKTPNNAVYGLFLCSGNVLGTDACETCVATATGEIPRRCPIDKEVVIWYDDCMLRYSYVSFFSTSAENPAVFLLNSQDVTEPTRFNQVLTASMNEVATEAANDADKFATKKMKFSDLITLYTLGQCTQDLSAATCHKCLKIIIAQLPSCCSRKQGGRVLFPSCNVRYEIYPFYPQDGTAPEPAPGASPPPPKGKSKIPTLTVVAIVVPISVSVLLLVVAYCCITRRARKKYNQAAADEPSGENDITSVKSLQFDFAAIQAATSNFSDDHKLGEGGFGQVYKAILSNGQEVAVKRLSRNSGQGTEEFKNEMVLVAKLQHRNLVRLLGSCLEGQEKILIYEFVPNKSLDCFLFDPEKQGQLDWSRRFKIISGIARGIMYLHEDSRLRIIHRDLKASNILLDGQMHPKISDFGMAKIFGVDQTQANTNRIVGTFGYMSPEYAMHGHFSVKSDLYSFGILVLEIISGKKNSNFFQSNVAKDLMSHAWKLWRDGAPLELLDPCLRDSYSRTEVIRCIHIGLLCVQEDPADRPTMQSVVLMLNSYSLTLPSPQQQAFSLQSRAMGNMSKATLDSAQSISKSSLSVYEGSITEIYPR, encoded by the exons ATGATAAATCACCAAAAACTGAAAAGCATGACTAcccttcttttgattttctccaTTTTTACTCTGCCCAGCTTTCTGACCAGTACGGAAGCAGAATATCTCTCCCACGCCTGCTCaaacaccaccaccttcaccCCAAACTCCACCTTCCAGTCCAACCTCAACCGCCTCTTTTCCACCCTCTCCTCCAACGCCAACCGCTCCACCGGCTTCTACAACGCCACCGTCAAAACCCCAAACAACGCCGTCTACGGTCTCTTCCTCTGCAGCGGTAATGTCTTGGGCACCGACGCTTGCGAAACCTGCGTTGCCACTGCAACCGGCGAGATTCCCCGGCGATGCCCCATCGATAAGGAGGTTGTGATCTGGTACGACGACTGTATGCTGCGCTACTCGTACGTGTCATTCTTTTCCACCTCAGCCGAGAACCCTGCCGTGTTCCTGTTGAACTCGCAGGACGTAACGGAACCGACTCGGTTCAACCAGGTGCTGACGGCGAGTATGAACGAGGTGGCTACCGAGGCTGCCAACGACGCCGACAAGTTCgccacaaaaaaaatgaaattcagtgaTCTGATTACTCTGTACACCCTCGGGCAGTGCACGCAGGACCTGTCCGCGGCTACTTGCCACAAGTGCCTTAAGATTATCATAGCGCAATTGCCGTCTTGTTGTAGCAGAAAGCAAGGGGGACGAGTTCTGTTTCCGAGTTGTAACGTTAGGTATGAAATTTACCCCTTCTACCCCCAAGACGGCACAGCACCAGAGCCTGCACCAGGGGCTTCTCCTCCTCCGCCTAAAG GAAAAAGCAAAATCCCAACTCTTACAGTTGTTGCCATTGTTGTACCAATATCTGTATCTGTGCTACTTTTAGTTGTTGCTTACTGCTGCATAACTAGGAGAGCAAGAAAGAAGTACAATCAAGCAGCAGCAGACGAACCAAGCG GTGAGAATGACATTACTTCCGTCAAGTCTTTGCAATTTGATTTTGCTGCCATCCAAGCAGCCACGAGCAATTTCTCCGATGATCACAAGTTAGGCGAAGGTGGTTTCGGTCAAGTTTACAAG GCTATACTTTCAAACGGTCAAGAAGTAGCTGTGAAGAGGCTATCAAGGAATTCTGGCCAAGGCACGGAAGAGTTTAAGAACGAGATGGTATTGGTAGCCAAGCTTCAACACCGAAATCTGGTTAGGCTATTGGGATCCTGCTTGGAAGGCCAAGAAAAGATTCTTATTTATGAATTTGTGCCCAACAAAAGCCTCGACTGTTTCCTATTTG ACCCTGAGAAACAAGGGCAATTGGATTGGTCAAGACGTTTCAAGATTATTTCAGGAATTGCCCGAGGAATCATGTACCTACATGAAGATTCCCGACTTAGAATTATACATCGTGATCTCAAAGCCAGCAATATATTGTTAGATGGGCAGATGCATCCAAAAATATCTGATTTTGGCATGGCCAAGATATTTGGGGTTGATCAAACTCAAGCAAACACAAATAGAATTGTCGGTACATT TGGTTATATGTCTCCCGAATATGCAATGCACGGACATTTTTCTGTCAAGTCCGATCTGTATAGTTTCGGTATTTTAGTGCTAGAAATCATTAGTGGCAAGAAGAACAGTAACTTCTTTCAGAGCAATGTAGCTAAGGACCTCATGAGCCAT GCTTGGAAGTTATGGAGAGATGGGGCACCTTTGGAATTGTTGGATCCGTGTCTAAGAGACTCTTATTCGAGGACCGAAGTAATTAGATGCATCCACATCGGCTTACTTTGTGTTCAGGAAGATCCAGCTGACAGGCCAACAATGCAATCAGTAGTTCTCATGCTCAATAGCTACTCTCTTACACTGCCATCACCTCAACAACAGGCATTTTCCCTCCAAAGTAGAGCAATGGGAAACATGTCAAAGGCAACACTGGACTCCGCTCAATCTATTAGCAAGTCATCTCTATCTGTTTACGAAGGATCTATCACTGAAATATACCCTAGATAG
- the LOC137742317 gene encoding cysteine-rich receptor-like protein kinase 25 isoform X2, translated as MINHQKLKSMTTLLLIFSIFTLPSFLTSTEAEYLSHACSNTTTFTPNSTFQSNLNRLFSTLSSNANRSTGFYNATVKTPNNAVYGLFLCSGNVLGTDACETCVATATGEIPRRCPIDKEVVIWYDDCMLRYSYVSFFSTSAENPAVFLLNSQDVTEPTRFNQVLTASMNEVATEAANDADKFATKKMKFSDLITLYTLGQCTQDLSAATCHKCLKIIIAQLPSCCSRKQGGRVLFPSCNVRYEIYPFYPQDGTAPEPAPGASPPPPKGKSKIPTLTVVAIVVPISVSVLLLVVAYCCITRRARKKYNQAAADEPSGENDITSVKSLQFDFAAIQAATSNFSDDHKLGEGGFGQVYKAILSNGQEVAVKRLSRNSGQGTEEFKNEMVLVAKLQHRNLVRLLGSCLEGQEKILIYEFVPNKSLDCFLFDPEKQGQLDWSRRFKIISGIARGIMYLHEDSRLRIIHRDLKASNILLDGQMHPKISDFGMAKIFGVDQTQANTNRIVGTLLGSYGEMGHLWNCWIRV; from the exons ATGATAAATCACCAAAAACTGAAAAGCATGACTAcccttcttttgattttctccaTTTTTACTCTGCCCAGCTTTCTGACCAGTACGGAAGCAGAATATCTCTCCCACGCCTGCTCaaacaccaccaccttcaccCCAAACTCCACCTTCCAGTCCAACCTCAACCGCCTCTTTTCCACCCTCTCCTCCAACGCCAACCGCTCCACCGGCTTCTACAACGCCACCGTCAAAACCCCAAACAACGCCGTCTACGGTCTCTTCCTCTGCAGCGGTAATGTCTTGGGCACCGACGCTTGCGAAACCTGCGTTGCCACTGCAACCGGCGAGATTCCCCGGCGATGCCCCATCGATAAGGAGGTTGTGATCTGGTACGACGACTGTATGCTGCGCTACTCGTACGTGTCATTCTTTTCCACCTCAGCCGAGAACCCTGCCGTGTTCCTGTTGAACTCGCAGGACGTAACGGAACCGACTCGGTTCAACCAGGTGCTGACGGCGAGTATGAACGAGGTGGCTACCGAGGCTGCCAACGACGCCGACAAGTTCgccacaaaaaaaatgaaattcagtgaTCTGATTACTCTGTACACCCTCGGGCAGTGCACGCAGGACCTGTCCGCGGCTACTTGCCACAAGTGCCTTAAGATTATCATAGCGCAATTGCCGTCTTGTTGTAGCAGAAAGCAAGGGGGACGAGTTCTGTTTCCGAGTTGTAACGTTAGGTATGAAATTTACCCCTTCTACCCCCAAGACGGCACAGCACCAGAGCCTGCACCAGGGGCTTCTCCTCCTCCGCCTAAAG GAAAAAGCAAAATCCCAACTCTTACAGTTGTTGCCATTGTTGTACCAATATCTGTATCTGTGCTACTTTTAGTTGTTGCTTACTGCTGCATAACTAGGAGAGCAAGAAAGAAGTACAATCAAGCAGCAGCAGACGAACCAAGCG GTGAGAATGACATTACTTCCGTCAAGTCTTTGCAATTTGATTTTGCTGCCATCCAAGCAGCCACGAGCAATTTCTCCGATGATCACAAGTTAGGCGAAGGTGGTTTCGGTCAAGTTTACAAG GCTATACTTTCAAACGGTCAAGAAGTAGCTGTGAAGAGGCTATCAAGGAATTCTGGCCAAGGCACGGAAGAGTTTAAGAACGAGATGGTATTGGTAGCCAAGCTTCAACACCGAAATCTGGTTAGGCTATTGGGATCCTGCTTGGAAGGCCAAGAAAAGATTCTTATTTATGAATTTGTGCCCAACAAAAGCCTCGACTGTTTCCTATTTG ACCCTGAGAAACAAGGGCAATTGGATTGGTCAAGACGTTTCAAGATTATTTCAGGAATTGCCCGAGGAATCATGTACCTACATGAAGATTCCCGACTTAGAATTATACATCGTGATCTCAAAGCCAGCAATATATTGTTAGATGGGCAGATGCATCCAAAAATATCTGATTTTGGCATGGCCAAGATATTTGGGGTTGATCAAACTCAAGCAAACACAAATAGAATTGTCGGTACATT GCTTGGAAGTTATGGAGAGATGGGGCACCTTTGGAATTGTTGGATCCGTGTCTAA
- the LOC137742753 gene encoding cytochrome P450 714C2-like, translating to MELLQFDSKLLTSLVLLGFIGLLARFYNGLVAKPKRLRSLLTKQGINGPPQTLLVGNILEIKKARGSSNSTIEPPISHNCAALLFPFFEKWRKLYGEVFVFALGNTQILYVNQPDAVREITTCTSLDLGKPTYQFKERGPLLGQGILTSNGASWVHQRKIIAPELYMDKVKGMINLIAESTVTLINSWNSRIEAEGGISDIKIDSYMGSFSGDAISRACFGSNYSKGEEIFQKLKKLQEAMGRKAFLAGIPGMRHLPTKSNTEVWTLEKEASTLIQQVVKERQAAVYEKDILQIILEGAKNSNLSQEATDRFIVDNCKNIYLAGYETTAVAATWCLMLLASNQEWQERVRAEAHQVCQGRIPDAEMVRNMKQLTMVIHESLRLYPPVSVVSREALKDMKFGDIHVPKGVNVWTMVVTLHTDPEVWGPDSYAFKPDRFVNGITGSCKLPHLYMPFGVGPRICLGQYFAMVELKVLIALIVSNFSFSLSPKYRHAPTLRLVVEPEHGVDLLVKKI from the exons ATGGAGCTCCTCCAATTTGATTCAAAACTGTTGACGTCCCTTGTGTTGCTAGGGTTTATAGGATTGTTGGCACGATTCTACAATGGGCTTGTGGCGAAGCCGAAGAGGCTTCGTTCCTTgctaaccaagcaaggaatcaaTGGACCTCCACAAACTCTTCTGGTGGGAAATATTTTGGAGATAAAGAAGGCTCGAGGCTCCAGCAATTCTACCATTGAACCCCCGATCTCTCACAATTGTGCTGCTCTTCTCTTTCCATTTTTTGAGAAGTGGAGGAAACTATACG GTGAAGTATTTGTGTTTGCACTTGGAAACACACAAATATTATACGTGAACCAACCTGATGCAGTGAGGGAGATTACAACATGCACATCCTTGGACTTGGGGAAACCAACGTATCAATTTAAAGAACGCGGTCCTTTGCTCGGTCAAGGTATTTTAACCTCAAATGGTGCCTCATGGGTGCATCAGCGCAAAATCATTGCTCCTGAACTATACATGGACAAAGTTAAG GGAATGATTAACTTAATCGCGGAGTCTACGGTTACACTGATAAATTCATGGAACAGTAGAATTGAGGCAGAGGGAGGAATTTCTGACATAAAAATAGACAGCTACATGGGAAGCTTCTCTGGCGATGCTATCTCAAGAGCTTGCTTTGGAAGCAACTATTCCAAAGGGGAGGAGATATTTCAGAAACTAAAGAAACTCCAGGAGGCTATGGGCAGGAAAGCTTTTCTGGCCGGAATTCCTGGAATGAG ACACCTTCCCACAAAGAGCAATACGGAAGTTTGGACCTTAGAAAAGGAGGCTAGCACTTTGATACAGCAGGTAGTGAAGGAAAGGCAGGCAGCAGTATATGAGAAAGACATATTGCAAATTATTCTTGAGGGTGCTAAAAACAGTAACCTTAGCCAGGAGGCAACAGACCGCTTCATTGTTGATAACTGCAAGAACATATacttggccgggtatgaaaccACAGCAGTTGCAGCCACATGGTGCCTCATGCTGTTGGCTTCGAACCAAGAATGGCAAGAACGTGTCAGAGCCGAGGCTCATCAAGTTTGCCAGGGCCGCATTCCAGATGCTGAAATGGTTCGTAACATGAAACAG CTAACAATGGTGATTCATGAATCGTTGCGTCTATATCCCCCAGTTAGTGTGGTGTCAAGGGAGGCATTGAAGGACATGAAGTTCGGGGACATTCACGTCCCAAAAGGTGTTAATGTTTGGACCATGGTGGTGACACTGCACACTGATCCGGAAGTATGGGGACCAGATTCGTACGCGTTTAAACCCGATAGGTTTGTGAATGGGATCACAGGCTCTTGCAAGCTTCCGCACTTGTACATGCCATTCGGAGTTGGTCCTCGAATCTGTCTAGGACAGTACTTTGCCATGGTTGAGCTCAAGGTACTGATAGCTCTCATAGTATCCAACTTCTCCTTCTCACTTTCTCCCAAGTACCGCCATGCACCTACTCTTAGATTAGTTGTGGAGCCGGAACATGGTGTTGATCTCTTGGTGAAAAAGATATGA